In Pseudoalteromonas carrageenovora IAM 12662, the following proteins share a genomic window:
- a CDS encoding SIMPL domain-containing protein has product MNKTPGFYIVIAAICLSIGLVSFGFILKGTALDVKAMERSVQVKGLAEREVSADTVIWPLQFSDADNNLEKLVSRVEQKNDAVIAFLKLHGFDDDEISTGSQSIIDKQAREYANENQKFRYLVRSNIIVYSSAPDKVQNALSKVSQLAKQNIAVVQDSYETKVEYIFTTLNDIKPAMVQEATEKAREVANKFAKDSNSKLGKIKTARQGQFSITNRDSNTPHIKKVRVVTSVEYYLSD; this is encoded by the coding sequence GTGAACAAAACACCCGGTTTTTATATTGTTATAGCAGCAATTTGTTTAAGTATAGGCTTAGTTAGCTTTGGTTTTATTTTAAAAGGAACAGCACTTGACGTAAAAGCGATGGAACGCAGCGTACAAGTTAAAGGATTAGCTGAGCGAGAAGTAAGCGCAGATACCGTAATTTGGCCTTTGCAGTTTAGTGATGCCGACAACAATCTCGAAAAGTTAGTTAGTAGGGTTGAGCAAAAAAATGATGCGGTTATCGCTTTTTTAAAGCTACATGGCTTTGATGATGACGAAATAAGCACAGGGAGTCAGTCAATTATTGATAAGCAAGCCCGCGAATACGCTAACGAAAATCAAAAATTTAGGTATTTAGTACGCTCTAATATTATTGTGTATTCAAGTGCTCCCGATAAAGTACAAAATGCACTGAGTAAAGTAAGTCAATTAGCAAAGCAAAATATTGCAGTCGTACAAGACAGTTACGAAACCAAGGTGGAGTATATATTTACTACTCTTAACGATATAAAACCTGCCATGGTGCAAGAGGCCACAGAGAAAGCCCGAGAAGTGGCGAATAAGTTTGCTAAAGACTCAAATTCAAAACTTGGTAAAATTAAAACGGCGCGACAAGGCCAATTTAGTATTACTAACCGTGACTCAAACACACCTCATATTAAAAAGGTGAGAGTAGTAACAAGCGTAGAATATTACTTAAGTGACTAA